The sequence CTGTATCTGCGTCTCCCAAAGCCCGAATCGCACGCCGCTGTTGCTCGGGTGCCGCTCGGCCCGTCGCGGGGGATCGTCACCCGCCTCGCGATGCTTTTCAGCGTGGACGCTTTTGCAGGCGGGCTACTCGTGAACTCGCTATTGACGCTATGGCTCATCCAGCGATTTGGCCTTTCACTTGCTGCAGCCGGACAGTTCTTCTTCTGGGCAGGCCTGCTGAGCGCGGGTTCGCAACTGGCCGCCGCACCCATTGCCCGCAGGATCGGCTTGCTCAACACGATGGTGTTCACCCACATTCCTTCAAGTGTGTGCCTGATCACTGCGGCCTTCACGTCTTCCTTGCCACCGACGTTGGTGCTGCTGCTTCTGCGCAGTGCACTTTCGCAACTCGACGTGCCGACCCGAAGTGCATACGTGATGTCCGTCGTCACGCCACCCGAACGGCCGGCTGCGGCGAGTTTTACCGCGGTGCCCCGCAGTCTCGCGGCGGCCGTCGCCCCGACGATCGCTGGTGGACTGCTTGGCGCCGGCTGGCTTGGCGCGCCACTGATCGCATGCGGGGCGCTGAAGATCGCCTACGATCTTGCGCTGCTCGTCGCATTTCGTCACGTCAGGCCGGGCGGAGGCTCATCATGAATCACGTGCGACGCCTCGACAAACCAGCGTGTTGCAACGATTCCGCTTGGCGGTGAAGTGGGTAACACGCAATACGACCCGGTCTCGCGGCATATCTTTGTCAACGTGCAGACGCGGCAGCAATTGGTCGAGATCGATCCAGTCACCGATGCGGTCGTTGCCCGCATCGACCTGCCCGAAGCGCGAGGCAATCACGGCCTGCTCATCGTTCCGGAGTTACGCCTAGCGTTCATCGCATGTGAAGACAACGACCGACTGCTGGTCCTCGATATGCGCACGATGAAGGTTAGCGGGTCGTTTGCCATTGGCGGCGATCCGGACGTCCTCGCGTTCGATCCTGGCTCGCACACGGTATATGTCGCCGGGGAGGCCGGCATCGTGTCGATGTTCGACGTTGCCGGTTCCCGCGTGTCTAAAATCGGCGATGGCCGGGTGGGGCCGAATGCGCATGTCGTCAATGTCGATGGGGCGACGCATCGGTCCTACTTTCCGCTGAAGAGCGTTGGCGGACGGCCAGTGCTGCGGGTAATGGCGCCTCGATAGAGATATCGCCTTCGACAGCAGCGTCATGCGCCGTCGCCAATGTAAGGCGACGGCGGCAGACTTTTACAACGACTGCACCTGTACCGGTGTCCCCGGCTTGCCTGACGCCTGCGGCGCGATCACGAGATAGCGACGCTTGTCACCGGAGGTGTTCGCGTCCGGTGTGACCAGTTGGCGAATCTGACCAAGCGCATTGACAATCGCGGAGCCCGCCGGATTGGTCATGAAGTTCGCGAGAATTTGCACGTTGCCGGTGCCGTCGGGATTATCGGCAAGGCCCAGCACATAGGGCTGCTTCGGTTGCAAGCCAGTGACGGCTGCCTGAAGGACCTGCACGAGACCCTGATCAAACAACGCGACCGTCGTAGGTGCATGTGCGGCGTCTGTCGACTCGCCCGACCCCACAGGCACTAATACAATGTGAGCAGTCTGGCCAGCCAGGCCGAGTGTCTGCAGGTTCTGCGTGCCATCGCCTTCCGGCACCGCGTTCGGCACGTAGGTGACAGCCTGCGGCGCCTGCCCGATGGGCACGGTTGCGATGACCTTGTTGCTCAGCGTATCGATAGCCGTCATCGCGTCGGCATTCTCGAGACCGATGTAGATGCGGCTACCGTCACCCGACGGCCAGAGCCCATGCGGCAGGTTACCGACCGGAACTGTCGCGACCTGAGAAAAGTCGTCGGTTCGGAACACCTTGACGACATTCAGGCCACCGACCGTCACGTACGCGAACATGCCCTTGGCGTTATGCACGATGTTCACGTGATTGGTGATCGGGCCCGTGTCGAGTGTCTTGATCAGCGCGAATGGCGGCCTCGCATCGAACACCTGGACCTTACCCACGTCCTTGAGCGTGAACCAGACTTGCTTGCCGTCGGGCGTCGCGGCGAGATCCGGGCAGAAGGGGCTTGCCTGCTTGACCGTGCCGACGATCTTGTGGTCGGCCACGGAAACCACCTCGGTCTCCGGGTTGAAAGACGAGCAGACATAGCCATACTTTCCATCCGGTGAAAAGATCTGCATGCCGGGGCCGGCCGGGACGGTGATGCGGGTGATTTCCTCGTACGTCTTCCCGTCGAGTACGTCGACATAGTTTTCGCCGCGCACGGTCACCCAGACTTCCCTTCCATCGGGCGTAAAGAACGCTTCATGAGGTGATCGGCCTACGTACGTGACATGCTTGACCGTGTTCGTTTGCGTATCGATAAACGACACCGAGTTCGATCCGATGGAGACAACCGCTAACGTGCGATGGTCCGGTGAATAACCCATACCATGCACGAGCAACTGGCCCTTGTACAACGGGCTGAAATTGCCCGGCGCCGGGTCGCCGAGGCGAATCAGGCCGACCAGTTTGTTTTCGGCCGGGTCGATCACCGACACCGTGTTCGAAAATTGCTCGGCAGCATAAACGCGATCGTGGTGGCTCACGGGAATGTCAGGATCGGCCAGCGATCCGGGGGCTTGCCCGGCCCAAACAAGTTGCGCAGTAGCCAGTGCGGCCGCCGACAACACGATGTTAAAAATGGACTTGCGCTTCATCACTTCTCCTCTTGCGTGTGGGTCGGCATGTTCATTTGCATGCCACGATGGGACGTCGGGTCGGAGTGGGCAGCCGGGACGGACACGGGTTTCTGCTGGTCGGGAGCGGGTGCCGATGGCGGCAATGACTGACCAAGCGCGAGCCGCATGGCGGCAATTTCCTGCTGTTGTTCGACTACGATCTCTTGTGCGATGCGGCGCAGTTGCTCGTTGTGTCCATAGCGCAATTCGGCCTGTGCCATATCGATGGCGCCTTGGTGGTGCGGCACCATCATGGCAACGAAATCGCGATCGACGTCGCCTGTCGGCTTCACGGCCATGTCTTCCATCATCCGTGTCATGGCCCTATCGTTCTCCGCCACGAACGGCGCTTCGCCGGAACTATCGGTCTGCAAATCCGCACTGAAGGCAGGCGAATCGCAAAGTGCCGAGATCGCAAGGACAATGACCACGCTCAGAATTGTTCGGGCGCTACAAGGAAATTGAGCTCGCACGATGATTCTCCTCTTGTGGGTAACGCGTGTCTCGTTGGGGTGAACACGACGGATGCGAGGTTATTCCGACCACCGCGCACTTTATTTTTAGAACAACTGCGGAGCCGAGCGCCCAGCGGGCCGGAGGAGACGATGGCATGACTAGGGTCTTCCGTGCGCGTCGCCGGCTTCTACGCAGTTGGATCCTCGCAGTCGCGGCTCTCTGCCTGCTGCACGCCTCTTCCGTTCGGGCGCTCCCTATATTCCCACGTCAAACGGGCCAAAGCTGCGTGGCTTGTCACGCCGGTGGACAGTTTCCTGAACTGACTCCCTATGGGCGAATGTTCAAGCTGAACGGCTACATCCGGTCGGACCCGGATGCGAAACGGTTCATGTGGGGCTTTACGCATCTGAGCGACGCGCAGATCGACGAGCTTGCCGCATACTTTTCGAGCCGGACACCACCCGTGGGCGTACCGGGCGATCGTCTTCTGGTTGACGATGGCAGAAAAATATTCATCTCCGGCATACCGGACAAGGGCGTGCCGTCATGCAGTGCCTGTCATGGCGCACGCGGCGAAGATGACAGCCGCGCAGGAGCGGCATTTCTCGAAGCGTCCTCGCCACCATGACAACGATGAAGATGACGCCGAGTCACTGCGACCCGGCGGCCAAGACCCATGGTTGATCCGCGACGGATAAGCGGATCAACCCTGGCGGCGCAACACTCGCTAAACGCTGATCGTGAGAAGGAGCACGTCTCCTCACATTTTCAAATCGAGGCGACCAAAGACACCATCCGCTTCCTGATTCGGACCCGCGGCAAAAAACAACGTGTTCGTGGGCTGGTTTTGGAGCCCATTGCCAAAGGCAATACCCCAAAGCCCATCTTGCTTGAACACCGTGTTGTTGGACAGCGTGACGCTCGTAATGAACGCGCCGTTCACCGAGTTGAACACGTTGATCAGCCCATCGCCGAAGTTGCCGATCAGGATGTCCCCGCTAAGGTTGCCGAAATTGCCTGGCGCCTGCGCGATCCCCCATGGCGCATTCAAATGACCGCCGGACACAAAATGCTGAAGCAGATTTCCGGCCGTGTCGTAGACGTCGACGAACCCCAGTCCTGCACCAGCGACGTCGTCATGCTTCGCGGCATTCTGCATCGCGTAGGTTACGAAGAGCTTCGACCCAATCAACTGAATGCCGAACGGAGCGAAGCCCGCGGGCAATGACGGATCTTGAAATTTCCCAGGCATCGCGACTTTTGCAAAGTTGGTGTCGAACACGTCTATCTTGTTGTTATGGAAATCGGTCGCATAAAGAAAGTTCGCCCCCCCGTTAGCCGCCAGCGCGAGGCCTTTGTAGACTGCGCCGCCACTGCCGTCGTCGTATGCAATGATTGCCACGGTCGGGTTGACCGCTGGCGACCACGCCGTGATCGTGCCACCCTCGCCGTCGAAGATGAACGCCGGAACACCGGTCTTGCCGCCCTGACTGACGCTGAAGCCCTGGGTGCCGTTGAACACAATGCCGGTAGGGTCCGCGGGTCCGCCAATGCCCGGCGGAATGGTGACCACGAGCGTTTGGGGCACACCGTTGCCGTCATACAGTGTCGCAACCGACGTGCCATTGTCTGCAACCCAAAAAAAGCCTGCCGGGTTGAATGCAATGCCCCACGAATTCTGCAGGTTCGGATCAGTGTGCGCGGCGGGCACCGCGCCATCGGAAACCAGCGCAGTCTCCGTGAACAACGTTGGGGTAGAGGAGCTGCCACCGCCGCACGCAGCGATCGTCGCCAGCGCGACGCCCCCAGCAATCAGGCCAAATACCGTAGCTACTGATTTCATCCTGCCACCTCCTGCATCGCGGCATGCCGGTCGCACGCACTAAACGATTGGCGCCGGCGCGTTATTCCCCGACGGCGACGATTCCGTCGCAAGGACAGCGAGGCAATACGCAGCGCCGCCGAAGATTCTGTCTCAAACTGCGGCAAGTCATAAACGATCCGCAGTGCGCTTTATTCCACGCCGGCTCTGCTCTCGGCGCGGGCAGTTGACGTCCTACGCGCAACCATGGACTCTCCAGGCTCACCAACCAGGTAGCCGCTGTATTGATGTTTTATCAGCAGCGACAAGTCGTGGTTCGCCTTCAATGGACTCGGAATAAGTCACACGCCCCACTCGTTTAGACGGAATGGAATTCACGTTCAAAGCTGCCCGCGCAACGCTGTTACTCGCGTATGCATGGAAGCGCGTACCGTTGTGCACGATAAGTCGAAGGCAGAACGTGACCACTTCAATGAAAGGTGCTGCCATGGGTCGTGTTCGTCGCATGATCATTCTCGTCAGTGCGGTTATGCTCGGCGTCTCTTCGGGTTACAGCAATGCGCAACAGCTCATAAAAGCGACGCTGTTGTCGAACTCGATTCACCTGGACCCGAGCCAAGTAAAAGCGGGGGCAGTGACGTTCGATGTCCATAACGTCGCCGATAACAACATGGTCCACGAGCTCGTCGTGTTAAAGACGCCCGTCGCCGATGACGCACTTCCAGTACACAAGGGCCAGGTGCCTGAACAAAAATTCCGAAAGATGGGCGAAGTCGAGGATGTTGCTCCCGGCAAGAGTCGGCGCCTGACGATCACGCTCCTTCCCGGTCACTACGTGCTCGTCTGCAACAAGACTGGACACTATTCGATGGGGATGCATACCTCGCTGATTGTCACACCGTGATTGGCGCTATTCTGCCGCCACCGGCCGAGACAGCCGGTCAGATCGCACCACTCGGCCGATACTCATCCGTATCCACGCAGCAAACCAACACCTCCGCATCGTCCTTGCTGAGGCTCAGGTAAACATGCCCGACCGAGCTGTCGAAATACAGGCTGTCGCCGGGCGTCAGCCTGAACGCCTTGCCATTCTCGAAGCGCAATTCGAGCTTGCCGCTCAGCAGGAACACGAACTCCTCGCCTGAATGGCGGATGTACTCGGGAAAGTCCGACACAGCGCGCGCGCGGATGTGCGCGCGCATCGGCACCATGCGCTTGCCGGTCAGATTGTTGGCAAGCATGCCGTACTCGTAGTTCGGCGTGTCGTAAATCTCCTGCTTGCCCGACGCCGTGAACGACGGTTTCATTGCGCCGGTCGCCGGCTTGCGGCGCCTCCCGAAAATGGCGTCGAACTCCAGGTCGAGCGAGTGCGCGAGCGCCGCGAACTTGTCGTAGGTCAGCGCGATATCGCCACGCTCGGCCTTCGAGATCGTCGACACCGCAATGCCGGAGCGCTCCGACAGCTCCGTGAGCGTCAGCCCGCGCGCCTTGCGCGCCTGCCGCAAATGCCCGCCCACCAGTTTGTGGTCGAGCACGGGCGCTGCCTCGTGCGCGTTCGCGACCGGATCTTTCGTCACTGCTTTGACCATCTCACTCACTTCCACGGGAAATTTTCTCACTTACGAGAATTTATTTTTTTCTCGTATATGATAACTCACGCCGATTCCACCTTTCTCCTGTGGGAACCCTATCGTGTCTACGCTTGCTTTCAGTAAGTCCGGCCTGACGAAAACCCACGTCATTACCGCCACGACGATCGGCACGGCGCTCGAATTCTACGACTTCACGATCTACAGCTTTTTCGCCATCCAGATCGGCCAGTTGTTCTTTCCGGGCGCAACGCCCGTCAACCAGTTCCTGCTGTCGATTGGTGTGTTCGGCGTGGGTTTCGTGGTGCGGCCGCTCGGCGGCATCGTGATCGGAGCCTATGCGGACCGCGCCGGGCGCAAGAAAGCGATGGTCCTCACCATCATGCTGATGGCGCTGAGTTGCGCCATGATCGCCTGTGCGCCGACCTACGCGGTCGCCGGACTCGCCGCGCCGTTGATCGTGCTGACCGCGCGCCTGATCCAGGGTTTCGCGGCGGGTGGCGAATTCGGCCCCGGCACCACGCTGTTGGTCGAATACGCGACCGACAGCACGCGCGCCTACTTCGCCAGTTGGAACTTCGCGGCCACGGCGGCCGGCCTCGTGCTCGGCTCGCTCGTCGCCACGTTGATCAACACCACGTTGCCCAAGCAGGCGATTCTCGAATGGGGGTGGCGTGTTCCGTTCCTGCTCGGCATCGTCGCCGCGCCGGCCGGCATGCTGATCCGCAAGCGGCTCGAAGAAACGCTCGCCGAGCGCAAACCCGGCGAGGCACCGCCGCGCGGTGCGTTGAAAGCGGCGCTGACCACCCATCTGAATCTGACCATTCTCGGCACCTTCGCCGAACTGGGCGGCTCGGTATCCGTCTACGTCACGGCATTTTTTCTGCCGAGCCATGCGGTGCGCTCGCTGCATCTTTCGTCCACCGCCGCCGTCGTGTCGGGGATTGTCAGCTCGCTCGTGCTGTTCGCCGCGGCGCCGCTGGCGGGCATGCTCGCGGACCGCTTCAGCCGCAAGCGTGTGCTGGTCATTTCACGCATCGTCATGCTGCTGCTCGTCTATCCCGCGTTCGCCTTTCTCAGCGCACATCCGTCGATGACCGCCCTGTGCATCGTCTCCGCCGTGCTCGCGGTGTTCGTCGTCGGACAGATCGTGCCGGTGCTCGTGATGATCCCGGAACTCTTCCCGAAGCATGTCCGCGCAACCGGTATCGCGCTGACCTACGTGGTGAGCGCGTCGTTCTTCGGCGGCTTTTCGCCGTTTATCGCAGGCTGGCTGGTCGCGCAGACCGGCAACCCGCTCGCGCCGGCCTGGTACGTAGCCGCTGCGTGCGCCATCTCGCTGGTGCCGGTGATCTGGCTGAAGGACCGTACGGGCGAAGCGCTCCCCTGATGAACCGAGGACCCAATGAGTCAAGACAACGATAACGAACTGGTCGGCCGCAGCGCCGTCGAACTGCGCCGGATGATTGGTGCAAAAGATATCTCGCCGGTCGAGCTGCTCGATGCCTGCATCGCGCGCATCGAGGCGATCAATCCCGCGGTGAACGCGGTGACGGCGACGGATTTCAAGGCCGCGAGAGAAGCCGCGAAGCGCGCCGAAAAGCAGGTATTCGATGGCGAAGCGCTCGGGCTCTTGCACGGCTTGCCGCTCGGCGTGAAGGATCTGGAAAATACCGCAGGTCTCCTGACGACCTATGGCTCGCCGATGTCGCGCGGCAATGTCCCCGCGCGCGACGTGGTCCTGGTGGAACGCCTGCGCGCCGCCGGTGCGATCGTCACGGCCAAGACCAACGTGCCGGAACACGGCGCGGGCGCGAACACGCGCAACCCGGTTTGGGGCGCAACGGGCAATCCGTTCAACCCGGCGTTGAATGCAGGCGGCTCGTCGGGCGGCTCGGCCGCTGCGCTCGCGTGCGACATGCTGCCGGTCTGCACCGGCTCCGACACCGGCGGGTCGCTGCGCATTCCGGCGTCGAAATGCGGCGTGGTGGGCTTTCGTCCGACGCCCGGCCTCGTGCCGAACTCGCGCAAGCTGGTCGGCTGGACGCCGATCTCGGTGGTCGGGCCGATGGGCCGCACCGTTGCCGATGCCTGCCTGCAGCTTGCCGCCACAGCGGGCCTCTCCGCGGGCGATCCGCTCAGCTTTCGCGCCGATCCGCTGAGCTTCGCGCGGCCCGACGATATCGACCTCGGCTCGCTGCGAGTCGGCTGGACCGAAGACTTCGGCAGTTGCGACGTGGACGACGAGATCCGCAAGGTGTTCCGCGAGCGCATCGCGCTGATTGCGCCGTCGTTCCGTTCGTGCGAGCCGATCGACTTCGATCTCGGGGATGTGCACCGCTGCTTCGACGTGATCCGCGCCGAGAGCTTCGTCGCCGGTCTGCACGATGCCTACAGACGCGACCCGGACCAGCTCGGCCCGAACGCGCGCGCGAACTACGAGCTGGGCGCGAGCATGAGCCTCGCCGACAGCGCGTGGGCACAAGCCGAGCAGACCCGCATTTTCAAACGCTTTCAGAGCGCGTTCGCCCCATACGACGTGATTCTCTCGCCGACCACGCCGGTCTCGCCGTTTCCGTGGCAACACCTGTACGCGGCGCAAATCGGCGGACGCGAGCAGGACAATTACTACCGCTGGCTCGCGCTGACTTACGTCGTCACGCTGACGACGCATCCGGCCGTGTCGCTGCCCTGCGGCGTCGACCATGCGGGCATGCCGTTCGGCTTGCAGATCGTCGGCCCGTTTCATGGCGACCGCAAAACGCTCGCTGTCGCGCACGCAATGGAACAGGTTTTCGATCAATCGCCGGTATTGCGCCGCCCGCGACCCGATCTTTCGAAGCTCACGCAACCGGACCCGTCGCTGAAGTCGATCGTGACGGCACCGCCTCTTTTCGACGAGTCCGGCTCGAATGGCGCCGGCACTTCAACGGTCTAAAGTCGAGGTCGCCGTGACGGCACTGCCGGCGTAGTCATTAGAATCAGCCAGTGAGTTCGCGAACATGATGAAATTCGATACCGTCGTACTGGGTGCGGGCATCGTCGGCGTGTGCGTCGCCGTCCATCTGCAGAAACGCGGCTACCGGGTCGCGCTGGTCGACCGCAAGCCGCCCGGCAACGAAACTTCGCTTGGCAACGCGGGATTGATTCAGCGCGAAGGCGTCTATCCGTATGCGTTTCCTCGCGAACTCGGTACGTTGATGCGCTATGCGCGCAACCGCTCGCCGGACGTTCGGTACCACCCCAATGCCATGCTCAAGTCCGCGCCGTTTCTGTGGCAATACTGGCGTAATTCTCATCCCGTGAAGCATGCGGCAATCGCGAGATCCTATTCGACGCTGATCCGGCATTGCGTGAGCGAGCACCGCGTGCTGGCCGCCGCAGCCGGAGCGAGCGAGTTATTGCGCCCGATCGGCTGGATGAAGGTGTTTCGCACCGTTGCGGTTCGCGACAGCGAAACGCA comes from Trinickia violacea and encodes:
- a CDS encoding MFS transporter, with the translated sequence MLPARTSLSALFLPAGIDRSAWMLLASRGLRGFCDGFIAVLLPAYLLALGFGQLAVGLISTATLIGSAIATILVGLLSSRYPLRALLLFAASLMAATGLGFASLSSLWPLVAVAFVGTLNPSSGDVSLFLPLEHARLAESAESNARTALFARYSLVGALSAALGALLAGLPDWIALHSGIAVLFAMRAMFLFYGVTGFFICLLYLRLPKPESHAAVARVPLGPSRGIVTRLAMLFSVDAFAGGLLVNSLLTLWLIQRFGLSLAAAGQFFFWAGLLSAGSQLAAAPIARRIGLLNTMVFTHIPSSVCLITAAFTSSLPPTLVLLLLRSALSQLDVPTRSAYVMSVVTPPERPAAASFTAVPRSLAAAVAPTIAGGLLGAGWLGAPLIACGALKIAYDLALLVAFRHVRPGGGSS
- a CDS encoding YncE family protein translates to MKRKSIFNIVLSAAALATAQLVWAGQAPGSLADPDIPVSHHDRVYAAEQFSNTVSVIDPAENKLVGLIRLGDPAPGNFSPLYKGQLLVHGMGYSPDHRTLAVVSIGSNSVSFIDTQTNTVKHVTYVGRSPHEAFFTPDGREVWVTVRGENYVDVLDGKTYEEITRITVPAGPGMQIFSPDGKYGYVCSSFNPETEVVSVADHKIVGTVKQASPFCPDLAATPDGKQVWFTLKDVGKVQVFDARPPFALIKTLDTGPITNHVNIVHNAKGMFAYVTVGGLNVVKVFRTDDFSQVATVPVGNLPHGLWPSGDGSRIYIGLENADAMTAIDTLSNKVIATVPIGQAPQAVTYVPNAVPEGDGTQNLQTLGLAGQTAHIVLVPVGSGESTDAAHAPTTVALFDQGLVQVLQAAVTGLQPKQPYVLGLADNPDGTGNVQILANFMTNPAGSAIVNALGQIRQLVTPDANTSGDKRRYLVIAPQASGKPGTPVQVQSL
- a CDS encoding DUF305 domain-containing protein → MRAQFPCSARTILSVVIVLAISALCDSPAFSADLQTDSSGEAPFVAENDRAMTRMMEDMAVKPTGDVDRDFVAMMVPHHQGAIDMAQAELRYGHNEQLRRIAQEIVVEQQQEIAAMRLALGQSLPPSAPAPDQQKPVSVPAAHSDPTSHRGMQMNMPTHTQEEK
- a CDS encoding cytochrome c4 is translated as MFKLNGYIRSDPDAKRFMWGFTHLSDAQIDELAAYFSSRTPPVGVPGDRLLVDDGRKIFISGIPDKGVPSCSACHGARGEDDSRAGAAFLEASSPP
- a CDS encoding TIGR03118 family protein, with translation MKSVATVFGLIAGGVALATIAACGGGSSSTPTLFTETALVSDGAVPAAHTDPNLQNSWGIAFNPAGFFWVADNGTSVATLYDGNGVPQTLVVTIPPGIGGPADPTGIVFNGTQGFSVSQGGKTGVPAFIFDGEGGTITAWSPAVNPTVAIIAYDDGSGGAVYKGLALAANGGANFLYATDFHNNKIDVFDTNFAKVAMPGKFQDPSLPAGFAPFGIQLIGSKLFVTYAMQNAAKHDDVAGAGLGFVDVYDTAGNLLQHFVSGGHLNAPWGIAQAPGNFGNLSGDILIGNFGDGLINVFNSVNGAFITSVTLSNNTVFKQDGLWGIAFGNGLQNQPTNTLFFAAGPNQEADGVFGRLDLKM
- a CDS encoding plastocyanin/azurin family copper-binding protein yields the protein MGRVRRMIILVSAVMLGVSSGYSNAQQLIKATLLSNSIHLDPSQVKAGAVTFDVHNVADNNMVHELVVLKTPVADDALPVHKGQVPEQKFRKMGEVEDVAPGKSRRLTITLLPGHYVLVCNKTGHYSMGMHTSLIVTP
- a CDS encoding helix-turn-helix domain-containing protein produces the protein MVKAVTKDPVANAHEAAPVLDHKLVGGHLRQARKARGLTLTELSERSGIAVSTISKAERGDIALTYDKFAALAHSLDLEFDAIFGRRRKPATGAMKPSFTASGKQEIYDTPNYEYGMLANNLTGKRMVPMRAHIRARAVSDFPEYIRHSGEEFVFLLSGKLELRFENGKAFRLTPGDSLYFDSSVGHVYLSLSKDDAEVLVCCVDTDEYRPSGAI
- a CDS encoding MFS transporter; translated protein: MSTLAFSKSGLTKTHVITATTIGTALEFYDFTIYSFFAIQIGQLFFPGATPVNQFLLSIGVFGVGFVVRPLGGIVIGAYADRAGRKKAMVLTIMLMALSCAMIACAPTYAVAGLAAPLIVLTARLIQGFAAGGEFGPGTTLLVEYATDSTRAYFASWNFAATAAGLVLGSLVATLINTTLPKQAILEWGWRVPFLLGIVAAPAGMLIRKRLEETLAERKPGEAPPRGALKAALTTHLNLTILGTFAELGGSVSVYVTAFFLPSHAVRSLHLSSTAAVVSGIVSSLVLFAAAPLAGMLADRFSRKRVLVISRIVMLLLVYPAFAFLSAHPSMTALCIVSAVLAVFVVGQIVPVLVMIPELFPKHVRATGIALTYVVSASFFGGFSPFIAGWLVAQTGNPLAPAWYVAAACAISLVPVIWLKDRTGEALP
- a CDS encoding amidase — encoded protein: MSQDNDNELVGRSAVELRRMIGAKDISPVELLDACIARIEAINPAVNAVTATDFKAAREAAKRAEKQVFDGEALGLLHGLPLGVKDLENTAGLLTTYGSPMSRGNVPARDVVLVERLRAAGAIVTAKTNVPEHGAGANTRNPVWGATGNPFNPALNAGGSSGGSAAALACDMLPVCTGSDTGGSLRIPASKCGVVGFRPTPGLVPNSRKLVGWTPISVVGPMGRTVADACLQLAATAGLSAGDPLSFRADPLSFARPDDIDLGSLRVGWTEDFGSCDVDDEIRKVFRERIALIAPSFRSCEPIDFDLGDVHRCFDVIRAESFVAGLHDAYRRDPDQLGPNARANYELGASMSLADSAWAQAEQTRIFKRFQSAFAPYDVILSPTTPVSPFPWQHLYAAQIGGREQDNYYRWLALTYVVTLTTHPAVSLPCGVDHAGMPFGLQIVGPFHGDRKTLAVAHAMEQVFDQSPVLRRPRPDLSKLTQPDPSLKSIVTAPPLFDESGSNGAGTSTV